From the Pseudomonas monsensis genome, the window GTTGGCGTGTTCGCGCAGGCGCTGCTTCAGGTAGCTGTTGAGCTGATGGATGCGCGCCTGAACATCGGCCTTGCCCAATTGCAGGTGCAACTTGAAGGCTTCGTCCACCGCCCAGCGATGTTCGAAAGCGTGGTAACCGCCCGGGGTCATGGTGGTGCCAAACGTTGTGGCTTCGGAGAACGTCGGCACGCTGGGGCTGACGTACTTCACCTCTTCGCTGCGGCTGCACACGATGCCGGTGCCGCGCGGGCCGAACATCCATTTGTGGGTGCCGGCAATGAAAAAGTCGCAGTTCATCTGCGGGAAACTCAGGTCATCGACACCGAAGCCGTGCACGCCGTCGACCACGTAGATCAGCCGGTCCTTGTCGTCGCGTTGCCGGTTGTGTGCATCGACCAGTCGCGATATTTCGGCGATCGGCAACTTCACGCCACTGCCCGAGTGCACCCAGGTCATGCCCAGCACGCGGGTTTCGGGACGGATGTTGCGGTTGATTGTGTCGAGCACCTGATCCAGCGAAATGCTTTGCGGCGTTTCGAACAGGTTGAGTTTGCGCACCCGTGTGCCATCGCGGCGGCTGCGGAAAGCGAGAATGTTGCGGGTCGAATAGTGCTCGTGTTCGGTGGTGAGGATTTCCTGATCCGGGCGCACCTGCACACTGCCGTAAATCATCGCCAGGCCTTCGGTGGTGCTGCCGGTGAGGGCGATCTGGCCGGGCTGGGCCTGCAGGTATTTGCCGGCCCAGACCCGCACGTTTGCTTCGCGCTTTTCGGTGACACCGAAGTCCCAGTCCATGGCCAGGCCGGGGTTCTGGTCCAGTGCTGCACGATGACGCTCGATGGCCTCGCGCACGGGCCTGGGATGGGAGGTGATCAGAAAATTGGCGAAGTGAATCGCCTGCGGGTCCTGATCAAACAACTGACGCAGCCGGGCCCATTTGTCACCCGCCGGCGCAGTGGACGCCATCGCCGGCGATGTCAGGCTTGCGCCCATTGGCAGGGCTGCTGCGATCACGCCCGCCTGTTTCAGAAAAGTACGGCGATCAGTCATGGTCTGGCTGCGTCCTGACGGGAGGCCAGCGCCGGTTTGGCGGCGTTCTGTACTTGCTCCCAGACGCGCATGAAGTTGCCGCCCCACAGCTTGGCGATGTCTGCTTCGGAGTAGCCGCGCTGGATCAGCTCGGCGGTGACGTTGCGGATCTCGCCGACGTTTTCCCAGCCCTTGATGCCGCCGCCATCGTTGAAGTCCGAGGCGATGCCGACATGGTCGATGCCGATTTTGCGCACGGTGTAGTCGATGGCGTCGCCGAGGTCCTTGAGGGTCGCTTTCGGCTCTTCTTCAAGAATCGCGTAGAGGCCGCTGGCGTACTGGCCGAGTTTCTGCTCGGACCAGGCGGTGATGATCGGGTCGCCCGGCATCAGGGCCATGGCCAGGTTGGGCAGTGGCGGCAAGTCGAAGCGTGCGCGCAGGGCGTTGAGTTTGTCCTGGGTACCCTGGGTCAGCGGTTTGAGGTATTGCGAGAACCCGACCACCTGGACCACGCCGCCGCTGTTCTTGATCAGTTGCAATTCCTTGTCGCTGAGGTTGCGCGGAATATCCACCGCGGCCCGTGGCGCCGAGTGCGAGGCCACGATCGGCGTGCGGCTCAGTTGCGCGACTTGCTCCAGCGCCTTGGTCGACATCTGCGAGACGTCAATGATCACGCCCAGATCATTCAGGCGCTGCACCGCTTGCTTGCCGATGTCGGAGAGGCCGTCGAGGGCGTCCGGGGAGTCATTGAAAAACGGCAGCGGTCGCGACGAGTCAGCCCAGCTGTTGTTGCCGATGTAGCTGAAGCCGAACATGCGCATGCCGCGCCCGGCCCACAGGTCGAGCTTGCTCAGGTCGTTGCCCAGCGGGTAGGCGTTGAGCATGCTGATGAAAATCGCAAACTTGCCTTCGCCATGCAGGCGGCGGAAATCGTCGGGGGTGTAGGCGATACCGACCTGATTGGGAAAGTCGCGGACCATCCCGGAAATGATTTTGTAGCGCACTTCCTGCTGATTGCGTGCTTC encodes:
- the pvdN gene encoding pyoverdine-tailoring periplasmic protein PvdN, whose translation is MTDRRTFLKQAGVIAAALPMGASLTSPAMASTAPAGDKWARLRQLFDQDPQAIHFANFLITSHPRPVREAIERHRAALDQNPGLAMDWDFGVTEKREANVRVWAGKYLQAQPGQIALTGSTTEGLAMIYGSVQVRPDQEILTTEHEHYSTRNILAFRSRRDGTRVRKLNLFETPQSISLDQVLDTINRNIRPETRVLGMTWVHSGSGVKLPIAEISRLVDAHNRQRDDKDRLIYVVDGVHGFGVDDLSFPQMNCDFFIAGTHKWMFGPRGTGIVCSRSEEVKYVSPSVPTFSEATTFGTTMTPGGYHAFEHRWAVDEAFKLHLQLGKADVQARIHQLNSYLKQRLREHANIELVTPLDPQFSAGFTFFRVKGQDSDEVAAYLMNNRVICDAVSRDVGPVIRTAPGLLNDETEVDRFMAILGKRLRA
- the pvdM gene encoding pyoverdine-tailoring dipeptidase-like protein PvdM, encoding MTKPRSKKALFIGLPLALAISAGAGFLAWDYWFRDNPGYPVKVMKQATELQDRLLSFDSHITVPLSFGAHGNEADKDGSGQFDLIKANRGRLSGAALTVFGWPEMWNGPNAPHRPTEGFVEEARNQQEVRYKIISGMVRDFPNQVGIAYTPDDFRRLHGEGKFAIFISMLNAYPLGNDLSKLDLWAGRGMRMFGFSYIGNNSWADSSRPLPFFNDSPDALDGLSDIGKQAVQRLNDLGVIIDVSQMSTKALEQVAQLSRTPIVASHSAPRAAVDIPRNLSDKELQLIKNSGGVVQVVGFSQYLKPLTQGTQDKLNALRARFDLPPLPNLAMALMPGDPIITAWSEQKLGQYASGLYAILEEEPKATLKDLGDAIDYTVRKIGIDHVGIASDFNDGGGIKGWENVGEIRNVTAELIQRGYSEADIAKLWGGNFMRVWEQVQNAAKPALASRQDAARP